Proteins encoded by one window of Arabidopsis thaliana chromosome 2, partial sequence:
- the CLE16 gene encoding CLAVATA3/ESR-RELATED 16 (CLAVATA3/ESR-RELATED 16 (CLE16); Has 30201 Blast hits to 17322 proteins in 780 species: Archae - 12; Bacteria - 1396; Metazoa - 17338; Fungi - 3422; Plants - 5037; Viruses - 0; Other Eukaryotes - 2996 (source: NCBI BLink).): MEACSRKRRRRRAYTTSTTGYAAVFFCGIFVFAQFGISSSALFAPDHYPSLPRKAGHFHEMASFQAPKATVSFTGQRREEENRDEVYKDDKRLVHTGPNPLHN; the protein is encoded by the coding sequence ATGGAAGCTTGTtccagaaaaagaagaaggagacgaGCATACACCACCAGCACCACCGGTTACGCCGCTGTGTTCTTCTGTggaatctttgtttttgctcaGTTTGGTATTTCTTCATCAGCTCTTTTTGCTCCTGATCACTATCCTTCACTACCGAGAAAGGCTGGTCATTTCCACGAAATGGCGTCGTTTCAAGCTCCGAAAGCTACAGTGTCGTTCACGGGTCAACgtcgagaagaagaaaacagagatgaAGTTTATAAAGACGACAAGAGATTAGTTCACACAGGTCCAAATCCTCTTCACAACTGA
- the PAHX gene encoding phytanoyl-CoA dioxygenase (PhyH) family protein (phytanoyl-CoA dioxygenase (PhyH) family protein; FUNCTIONS IN: phytanoyl-CoA dioxygenase activity; INVOLVED IN: N-terminal protein myristoylation; LOCATED IN: plasma membrane; EXPRESSED IN: 25 plant structures; EXPRESSED DURING: 15 growth stages; CONTAINS InterPro DOMAIN/s: Phytanoyl-CoA dioxygenase (InterPro:IPR008775); Has 2926 Blast hits to 2921 proteins in 334 species: Archae - 4; Bacteria - 485; Metazoa - 347; Fungi - 101; Plants - 64; Viruses - 0; Other Eukaryotes - 1925 (source: NCBI BLink).): protein MGITGSLTPDQLDFFHSQGYLVIESFASEDEIRGLRKRMDELLNQFDCSVSSIFSTKNQKHTTDNYFFESAEKISFFFEEKAFGDDGKLKQPKQLSINKVGHALHELDPLYKDFTYSSKFSSLASSLGYRRPVVMQSMYIFKQPGIGGEVVPHQDNSFVYTDPQSCTGLWIALEDSTLVNGCLWAIPGSHKNGLVRRFIRGDNGITFDQPSPSYEQKDFVSIEMKAGSLIAIHGDLIHQSFENLSSKSRHAYSLHVVESDGCKWAKDNWIQRAKMPEPLYVLP, encoded by the exons ATGGGAATCACCGGAAGTCTAACGCCAGATCAGCTCGATTTTTTCCACTCTCAAG ggtattTGGTAATCGAATCGTTCGCGAGTGAGGATGAGATAAGAGGCTTAAGGAAGAGGATGGATGAGTTGCTTAATCAGTTTGATTGTTCCGTCTCCTCTATCTTCTCCACCAAAAATCag AAGCACACCACAGATAATTACTTCTTTGAGAGCGCTGAGaaaatctccttcttctttgaag AAAAAGCTTTTGGTGATGATGGGAAATTGAAGCAACCCAAACAACTCTCTATAAACAAAGTTGGGCAtg CACTGCATGAGCTTGACCCATTGTATAAGGATTTCACATATTCGTCAAAGTTTTCAAGTTTGGCATCATCCTTAGGTTACAGGAGACCAGTTGTCATGCAGTCTATGTATATTTTCAAG CAACCTGGAATTGGAGGCGAAGTTGTGCCGCACCAAGATAATTCTTTTGTGTACACGGATCCACAGAGTTGTACTGGTCTCTGGATTGCTCTTGAAGATTCTACATTAGTTAATGGTTGTCTTTGGGCAATTCCTGGATCTCATAAga ATGGTTTAGTTAGAAGGTTTATCCGTGGTGACAACGGTATAACCTTTGATCAGCCATCCCCATCTTACGAGCAGAAAGATTTTGTGTCTATTGAAATGAAAGCAGGCTCATTGATTGCCATTCATGGTGATCTAATCCATCAAAG TTTCGAGAATCTATCCTCGAAGTCAAGACATGCCTATAGCTTACATGTAGTAGAATCTGATGGATGTAAATGGGCAAAAGACAACTG GATACAAAGAGCAAAAATGCCGGAGCCTCTCTATGTTCTTCCTTGA
- the PFS2 gene encoding Homeodomain-like superfamily protein (PRETTY FEW SEEDS 2 (PFS2); FUNCTIONS IN: sequence-specific DNA binding transcription factor activity; INVOLVED IN: in 9 processes; LOCATED IN: primary endosperm nucleus, nucleus; EXPRESSED IN: 12 plant structures; CONTAINS InterPro DOMAIN/s: Homeobox (InterPro:IPR001356), Homeodomain-like (InterPro:IPR009057); BEST Arabidopsis thaliana protein match is: WUSCHEL related homeobox 1 (TAIR:AT3G18010.1); Has 564 Blast hits to 564 proteins in 49 species: Archae - 0; Bacteria - 0; Metazoa - 0; Fungi - 4; Plants - 560; Viruses - 0; Other Eukaryotes - 0 (source: NCBI BLink).), whose product MGYISNNNLINYLPLSTTQPPLLLTHCDINGNDHHQLITASSGEHDIDERKNNIPAAATLRWNPTPEQITTLEELYRSGTRTPTTEQIQQIASKLRKYGRIEGKNVFYWFQNHKARERLKRRRREGGAIIKPHKDVKDSSSGGHRVDQTKLCPSFPHTNRPQPQHELDPASYNKDNNANNEDHGTTEESDQRASEVGKYATWRNLVTWSITQQPEEINIDENVNGEEEETRDNRTLNLFPVREYQEKTGRLIEKTKACNYCYYYEFMPLKN is encoded by the exons ATGGGCTACATCTCCAACAACAACCTCATCAACTATTTGCCCCTCTCTACTACTCaacctcctcttcttctcaccCACT gtGATATTAACGGCAATGATCACCATCAGCTCATAACCGCATCATCAGGAGAACACGATATTGATGAACGGAAAAACAACATTCCTGCGGCGGCGACTTTGAGATGGAATCCGACGCCAGAGCAGATCACGACGCTAGAAGAGCTTTACAGAAGCGGAACACGGACGCCGACGACGGAACAGATCCAACAGATAGCATCTAAGCTTCGTAAATATGGGAGAATCGAAGGGAAGAACGTTTTCTATTGGTTTCAGAATCATAAGGCTAGAGAGAGACTAAAACGCCGCCGTCGTGAAGGTGGTGCTATTATCAAACCACATAAAGACGTCAAGGATTCATCATCAG GTGGTCATCGAGTTGATCAGACAAAGCTCTGCCCATCTTTTCCACACACAAACCGACCACAGCCACAG CATGAATTAGATCCTGCGAGTTACAATAAAGACAACAATGCTAATAATGAAGATCATGGGACGACTGAAGAATCTGATCAGAGGGCATCAGAGGTTGGTAAATACGCCACATGGAGAAATCTTGTTACTTGGTCGATAACTCAACAACCGGAAGAGATTAATATCGACGAAAATGTcaacggagaagaagaagaaacgaggGACAACCGGACTTTAAATCTCTTTCCGGTTAGGGAGTACCAAGAGAAAACAGGCCGGTTGATAGAGAAGACGAAAGCATGCAACTACTGTTACTACTACGAGTTCATGCCTCTGAagaactga